The genomic interval CCACGTTCGTCTGCGCTACTCGAGGTTCCAGCCGTCCACGTTCAGCTTCGATGCGGGTACGACCGTGACGTTCGTCGTCCAGAACGCCGACCCGATCGACCACGAGTTCATCCTTGGTGACCGGGCCGTCCAGATCGCGCACGAGCGCGGCACCGAGGCGTATCACCCACCGAGGTCGGGCGAGATGACCGTGCCGGGGGGCCAGACGCTCAGCACGACCTACACGTTCACGCAGCCCGGCGACCTGATCCTCGGCTGCCACCTGCCCGGCCACTACGCTTACGGCATGCGCGCCGTCGTCCACGTGGCGTGAACTTGTCGGCCCGATGAACGGTGGGTAGCATCGACCTGCGGGGTGGAGCAGTCCGGTAGCTCGCTGGGCTCATAACCCAGAGGTCACGGGTTCAAATCCCGTCCCCGCGACGAACGAACGAAGGGCCGGCCGAGCCGGCCCTTCTTCCTTTCGGGGAGAAGTGCTAGCCGTCCTCCGTCGACATCACCTCGACGTCGTCGGCGCGAACCACGATCCATGGGATGACCGCGTAGGGGATCGGCGTGAGGAGCAGCGGCCACGTCGCCTCGGCAGCGCTCGCGAGCGCGACGAGCCCGAACCCCAGCGCGAACAGCAGGACGATCGCCGTCAGCCGACGCGCCTCCGACATGCCGCGATCCTACGTCCGCTGAGCCCCCTGGGTCGGGGGTCGCACTTCGCTCGCTTCGCTCGCCGCAGCTACCGCTCGCGCCCCCGCGGAAAGGCTGGCGTAGGATACGGTGCTCGCTCGCCTGGTTGGCGCACGAGGAAGGAGATCGAGTGGCGCAGGACGATGCGGTCGCGCGGCTCGCGAAGGTGCCCATCTTCTCGGGGTGCACCAAGCGCGAGCTGGCGATCATCTCTCGCGCCGCCAAGGAGGTCTCCCACGGCGAGGGGACCGTCATCGCCCGCGAGGGAGAGCGCGGCATCGGCCTGTTCCTGATCCTCGACGGACAGGCGCGGGTGTCGATCGGCGGGAAGACGAAGGCCAAGCTGGGCCCGGGCGACTTCTTCGGCGAGGTCGCACTCCTCGACGGGGGACCGCGCACGGCGACCGTCACGGCC from Actinomycetota bacterium carries:
- a CDS encoding cyclic nucleotide-binding domain-containing protein; this translates as MAQDDAVARLAKVPIFSGCTKRELAIISRAAKEVSHGEGTVIAREGERGIGLFLILDGQARVSIGGKTKAKLGPGDFFGEVALLDGGPRTATVTAMTPLRLVGITGWVFRGLLMEHPSIALKTLEAVAGRLRAVSKEPV
- a CDS encoding plastocyanin/azurin family copper-binding protein, with amino-acid sequence MCSPPHVRRGLAATFVALALVACTPASRDPGEETIHVRLRYSRFQPSTFSFDAGTTVTFVVQNADPIDHEFILGDRAVQIAHERGTEAYHPPRSGEMTVPGGQTLSTTYTFTQPGDLILGCHLPGHYAYGMRAVVHVA